From Phenylobacterium immobile (ATCC 35973), a single genomic window includes:
- a CDS encoding FAD-dependent oxidoreductase, whose product MTHKIAVIGAGWYGCHLGATLVALGFDVSIFERNDDVLSEASGNNQFRLHLGFHYARHHRTRIQSRDGFLRFTDRYPDFSRPVEENLYAVASGKSLIDYATYRIIMTSTGVDLMETHSASIPVTNVDGMVLTDERVLVNERARAYFRARLGERIRFGVEIGDVRQDATGVYLDGEQFDYAIDCTWGHLIKPSQPCIYEPTLLLYYRLKTPGQAFPAFTLVDGPLCSVYPTEDREIFTLSSVPYTPLGKFNTAAEAVAVRNGVDKNLVFGKQAQMEAQIAEYIPDFEDIFEFADIQRSIKTKPQGASDDRSCSVSKEGRIISVMSGKIDTIFTASERVLGLLERDISDFGTIRSTAMGY is encoded by the coding sequence ATGACTCACAAGATCGCAGTGATCGGGGCGGGCTGGTATGGTTGCCATCTGGGCGCCACCCTGGTGGCGCTTGGCTTCGACGTCTCGATCTTCGAGCGCAACGACGACGTGCTGAGCGAAGCCTCCGGCAACAATCAGTTCCGCCTTCACCTGGGCTTCCACTACGCCCGCCACCATCGCACGCGCATTCAGTCACGCGACGGCTTCCTGCGGTTCACCGACCGTTATCCGGACTTCAGCCGGCCGGTGGAGGAAAACCTCTATGCGGTGGCCTCGGGCAAGTCGCTGATCGACTACGCCACATACCGGATCATCATGACGTCGACCGGTGTCGACCTGATGGAGACCCACAGCGCCAGCATCCCGGTGACCAACGTCGACGGTATGGTTTTGACCGATGAACGGGTGCTGGTGAATGAACGCGCGCGCGCCTATTTCCGCGCCCGCCTGGGCGAGCGCATCCGCTTTGGGGTGGAGATCGGCGATGTCCGGCAAGACGCCACGGGCGTCTATCTAGATGGCGAACAATTCGACTACGCCATCGACTGCACCTGGGGCCATCTGATCAAGCCCAGCCAGCCGTGCATCTATGAACCGACGCTGCTGCTCTATTATCGCCTCAAGACGCCGGGCCAGGCCTTCCCCGCCTTCACCCTGGTGGATGGCCCGCTCTGCTCTGTGTACCCGACGGAAGATCGTGAGATCTTCACCCTGTCGAGCGTGCCCTATACCCCGTTGGGCAAGTTCAACACCGCCGCGGAAGCGGTGGCCGTCCGCAACGGCGTCGACAAGAACCTCGTCTTCGGCAAGCAGGCGCAGATGGAAGCCCAGATCGCCGAATATATTCCCGACTTCGAGGATATCTTCGAGTTCGCCGACATACAGCGGTCCATCAAGACCAAACCTCAGGGCGCCTCTGACGACCGGTCCTGCTCGGTGTCGAAGGAAGGCCGGATCATCTCGGTGATGTCCGGCAAGATCGATACGATCTTCACCGCGTCGGAACGGGTCCTGGGCCTGCTGGAACGTGACATCAGCGATTTCGGGACGATCCGCTCAACGGCGATGGGATACTAG
- a CDS encoding NAD(P)-dependent oxidoreductase, translating into MDALIGHTGFVGSNLAAQRTFEANFNSKTIDQIQGREFDTVVCAGVQAQKWWANQNPEADWDGIQALIDRLSTVTAKRFVLISTVDVFLPPVGFTERQTDIDDPGLHAYGKNRLRLEEWVADHFEMANIVRLPALFGPGLKKNIIFDLMTDNQVEKIVPNSSFQWYALSRLGADLATVEAQGIDLVQLVPEPLPTQEILTTFFPDAKVAAPVEPPPSYDLKTEHAAAFGGANGYIASRDSVLAELGDYLKGAR; encoded by the coding sequence ATGGACGCGCTCATCGGCCATACCGGTTTCGTCGGCTCGAACCTGGCGGCCCAGCGAACCTTCGAAGCCAATTTCAACTCCAAGACGATCGACCAGATTCAGGGACGCGAGTTCGACACCGTCGTCTGCGCCGGGGTCCAGGCCCAGAAATGGTGGGCGAACCAGAACCCCGAGGCGGACTGGGACGGCATCCAGGCCCTGATCGACCGGCTTTCGACCGTGACGGCCAAGCGCTTCGTCCTGATCTCGACGGTCGATGTCTTCCTGCCGCCCGTCGGCTTCACCGAACGCCAGACGGACATCGATGATCCAGGCCTGCACGCCTACGGCAAGAACCGCCTGCGACTCGAGGAATGGGTGGCCGACCACTTCGAGATGGCCAACATCGTGCGCCTGCCGGCGCTGTTCGGCCCCGGCCTGAAGAAGAACATCATCTTTGACCTGATGACCGACAACCAGGTCGAGAAGATCGTCCCGAACTCCAGCTTCCAGTGGTACGCGTTGAGTCGGCTCGGCGCCGACCTCGCCACCGTCGAGGCTCAGGGGATCGACCTGGTTCAACTGGTCCCCGAACCCCTGCCGACGCAGGAAATCCTCACGACCTTCTTCCCGGACGCCAAGGTCGCGGCCCCCGTCGAGCCGCCGCCGTCCTATGACCTGAAGACCGAGCACGCCGCGGCGTTCGGTGGCGCGAACGGCTACATCGCGTCGCGCGACAGCGTACTGGCTGAACTCGGCGACTATCTGAAGGGCGCCCGCTGA
- a CDS encoding sugar phosphate isomerase/epimerase family protein — MKLGVSNLAWTAAEEDAALATLARFNVSGLEVAPTRIAPWAELNDETLGAFRARMADHGLTISSMQAITFGLNDLALFGDEASVDRLVEHMGVVAGIGAALGAKVAVFGAPKIRDRGDLDDATADDLAVERFHRIADAMAGSGVALGLEPVPPAYGNNFKTDPAAVHAFVKRVNRPEIVLHLDTGCAKLGDADIGAAVREGAGDIRHFHIAEPHLAGFEDPKSDHAAAAAALQDVGYERWTVIEMLPGEAPLQRLETALTKVREIYPST, encoded by the coding sequence ATGAAACTGGGTGTCTCCAACCTCGCCTGGACCGCCGCCGAGGAAGACGCAGCGCTCGCCACCCTGGCGCGTTTCAACGTGAGCGGCCTGGAGGTCGCGCCGACCCGGATCGCGCCCTGGGCCGAGCTGAACGACGAAACCCTGGGCGCCTTCCGTGCACGGATGGCCGACCACGGCCTGACCATCAGTTCCATGCAGGCCATCACCTTCGGCTTGAATGACCTGGCCCTGTTCGGCGACGAGGCTTCCGTCGATCGTCTTGTTGAGCACATGGGCGTGGTCGCTGGCATCGGCGCCGCCCTGGGCGCCAAGGTCGCGGTCTTCGGCGCGCCGAAGATCCGCGACCGCGGCGACCTCGATGACGCGACGGCCGATGATTTGGCTGTGGAGCGGTTCCACCGGATCGCCGACGCCATGGCCGGCTCCGGTGTGGCGCTGGGCCTTGAGCCGGTGCCTCCCGCCTATGGCAACAATTTCAAGACCGATCCCGCCGCGGTCCACGCCTTCGTCAAGCGGGTGAACCGACCCGAGATCGTGCTGCACCTCGATACCGGCTGCGCCAAGCTCGGCGACGCCGACATCGGCGCGGCGGTGCGCGAGGGCGCCGGCGACATTCGCCACTTCCACATCGCAGAGCCGCATCTGGCGGGTTTCGAAGATCCGAAGTCCGACCACGCCGCCGCGGCCGCCGCCCTGCAGGATGTCGGGTACGAGCGCTGGACTGTCATCGAGATGCTGCCGGGCGAGGCGCCGCTGCAGCGCCTGGAAACGGCGCTCACAAAGGTGCGCGAAATCTATCCGTCGACGTGA
- a CDS encoding chorismate mutase — MIDVRQGVDAIDRALVTLLVERQGYMEAAARIKQDRDAVYDAARIEQVVDRVKTAARAAGLSEDIAEPVWRKLIERCIAHEFVAWDRIRKGG, encoded by the coding sequence ATGATCGACGTCCGCCAAGGCGTGGACGCCATTGACCGGGCCCTTGTGACCCTGCTGGTCGAGCGCCAGGGCTACATGGAGGCCGCCGCGCGCATCAAGCAGGACCGCGACGCCGTCTATGACGCCGCCCGTATCGAGCAGGTCGTCGACCGCGTGAAGACCGCCGCCCGCGCCGCGGGTCTCTCCGAAGACATCGCCGAGCCCGTGTGGCGCAAGCTGATCGAACGCTGCATCGCCCATGAGTTCGTGGCGTGGGATCGGATCCGCAAAGGCGGCTGA
- the gcvA gene encoding transcriptional regulator GcvA, whose product MDRPTASGSQRRRLPPLNALRAFETAARHLNFSRAADELSVTPGAVSQQILNLEDYVGAALFKRTPKGLLLTDAAQTALPALREAFDRLAEAAALLTAAVDGRRLTLTAAPSFAAKWLVPRLGAFEQANPHVEVWLSAGIELLDLDSGEVDLAIRYGAGRYPGLEVQRLLGEMVIPVISPQLLAGQPLETPQDLANHVLLHDGSPETDDSCPDWAMWLAARGMREIDGMRGPRFNQSSLVIEAAVNGRGVALAKRTLAQADLDAGRLVAPLQIATAVDFAYYLVHSRAKARLPQVKAFIGWIEAEAAAHEAALAAIDNGAGI is encoded by the coding sequence ATGGACCGTCCGACCGCTTCTGGAAGCCAACGACGAAGGCTTCCGCCGCTGAACGCGCTGCGCGCGTTCGAAACAGCCGCCCGACACTTGAATTTCAGCCGCGCCGCCGACGAGTTGTCGGTCACGCCTGGCGCGGTGAGCCAGCAGATCCTCAACCTCGAGGACTACGTCGGCGCCGCCCTCTTCAAGCGCACGCCCAAGGGCCTGCTGCTGACCGACGCCGCGCAAACCGCCCTGCCCGCCTTGCGCGAGGCTTTCGACCGGCTGGCCGAGGCCGCGGCCCTGCTGACCGCCGCGGTCGACGGCAGGCGCCTTACGCTAACCGCCGCCCCGTCTTTCGCCGCCAAGTGGCTGGTGCCTCGTCTTGGCGCCTTCGAACAGGCCAATCCCCACGTTGAAGTCTGGCTGTCAGCCGGGATCGAGCTCCTGGACCTGGACTCCGGCGAGGTGGACCTGGCCATCCGCTATGGCGCAGGTCGTTATCCGGGCCTCGAAGTCCAACGCCTGCTGGGCGAGATGGTGATCCCCGTGATCAGTCCGCAGTTGCTCGCCGGCCAACCGCTGGAGACACCGCAGGATCTGGCCAACCATGTGCTGCTGCACGACGGATCGCCGGAAACCGACGATTCCTGCCCCGACTGGGCGATGTGGCTGGCTGCGCGGGGGATGCGTGAGATCGACGGCATGCGTGGGCCGCGCTTCAACCAGTCCAGCCTTGTGATCGAAGCCGCTGTGAACGGCCGCGGCGTGGCGCTCGCCAAGCGAACGCTGGCTCAGGCGGACCTGGACGCGGGACGGCTCGTGGCCCCGCTGCAGATCGCCACCGCGGTGGACTTCGCCTACTACCTCGTCCATTCTCGCGCCAAGGCGCGACTGCCTCAGGTGAAGGCCTTCATCGGCTGGATCGAGGCCGAGGCCGCAGCGCACGAAGCCGCGCTCGCCGCCATCGACAACGGCGCCGGCATCTAA
- the cobA gene encoding uroporphyrinogen-III C-methyltransferase gives MSPRSHPSKRADQLVVLGQATPRAPGEVWLVGAGPGDPDLLTVKAVKALALADVVVHDGLVSEDILALAPAGARKLSVAKRKSRHAYAQDEINRMLVAFARDGLTVVRLKGGDPFIFGRGGEELEACRAAAIVCHVVPGVTAALAAAASAGAPLTHRGSAQAVTFVTGHAAAGLGPDGQARWGEPALDWESLAKTNQTLVVYMGLSAAPAVAARLIAAGREAATPALVVENASRRDERRIATTLGRLAADIAGLSGPALLMIGEAMALADVGATVDAQPVFALEARA, from the coding sequence ATGTCCCCACGTTCCCACCCCTCGAAGCGCGCCGACCAGCTGGTCGTGCTGGGTCAGGCGACCCCGCGCGCGCCGGGTGAGGTGTGGCTGGTTGGAGCGGGTCCGGGTGATCCCGACCTCCTGACTGTGAAGGCTGTGAAGGCCCTCGCCCTGGCTGACGTCGTCGTCCACGACGGCCTGGTGTCCGAAGACATCCTCGCCCTGGCGCCGGCCGGCGCGCGCAAGCTCTCGGTCGCCAAGCGCAAGTCGCGCCACGCCTACGCTCAGGACGAGATCAACCGCATGCTGGTCGCTTTCGCGCGCGACGGCTTGACGGTCGTGCGGCTGAAGGGTGGAGACCCCTTCATCTTCGGCCGTGGCGGCGAAGAACTCGAGGCTTGCCGCGCCGCGGCGATTGTCTGCCACGTCGTTCCGGGCGTCACCGCGGCCCTGGCTGCGGCGGCCTCGGCCGGGGCGCCCTTGACGCATCGTGGGTCGGCCCAGGCTGTCACCTTCGTCACAGGTCACGCCGCCGCAGGCCTCGGGCCCGACGGCCAGGCGCGCTGGGGCGAACCGGCGCTCGACTGGGAGAGCCTCGCCAAGACCAACCAGACGCTGGTTGTCTACATGGGCCTGAGCGCCGCGCCGGCTGTGGCCGCGCGCCTGATCGCGGCGGGCCGAGAAGCTGCGACCCCGGCTCTGGTCGTCGAAAACGCCTCGCGGCGCGACGAGCGGCGCATCGCCACCACGCTCGGCCGCTTGGCCGCCGACATCGCTGGCCTGTCCGGCCCGGCCCTGCTGATGATCGGCGAAGCCATGGCGCTCGCCGATGTCGGTGCGACCGTCGACGCCCAACCTGTTTTTGCTCTGGAGGCCCGCGCATGA
- a CDS encoding DUF2849 domain-containing protein: MKALTANRLIDGEVVFWKSGAWVEQFGDAQLFDDDAEAETAEAHGKAQPTMVVDAYLIDLTDSEGLWAPVSYRERIRALGPTNHTDHGKQTLGGAAVEALQHAHGAARSSGRVNLIKRK, translated from the coding sequence ATGAAGGCGCTGACCGCAAATCGCCTGATCGACGGCGAAGTCGTGTTCTGGAAATCAGGCGCCTGGGTCGAGCAGTTCGGCGACGCCCAGCTGTTCGACGACGACGCCGAGGCTGAGACCGCCGAGGCTCATGGTAAGGCCCAGCCCACCATGGTGGTCGACGCATACCTGATCGACTTGACCGATTCAGAGGGCCTCTGGGCGCCGGTCAGCTACCGTGAACGCATCCGCGCGCTGGGCCCGACCAATCATACTGACCATGGCAAGCAGACCCTTGGCGGCGCGGCCGTCGAGGCTCTGCAGCACGCCCACGGCGCCGCCCGCTCTTCGGGCCGCGTCAACCTGATCAAGCGGAAGTAA
- a CDS encoding nitrite/sulfite reductase, whose product MYQYDAIDKAILADRSAEFREQVARRLAGEISEDQFKSLRLMNGLYLQLHAYMLRVAIPYGSLNSAQLRKLAWIGQTYDKGYGHFTTRTNLQFHWIKLADAPDILDHLASVDMHAIQTSGNCIRNTTADPFAGATAEEVDDPRVWAEAIRQWSTLHPEYSFLPRKFKIAITGADKDRAAVKVHDIGLLLKRADDGGLGFEVLVGGGLGRTPFVGVSINRFLPASRLFSYLDAILRVYNRHGRRDNIYKARIKILVSALGAEEFSRQVDEEWAKVGETADLPDTELARIRGAFAGAPFETLPARSEVFEAAKASDPAFARFVRNNVKAHKKPGYAIVEVSLKGIGETPGDATSAQMEIIADLAESYGRDDIRVTHEQNLVLPHVKLDDLPAVHAGLAAAGVATPNIGLVTDIIACPGLDYCALANARAIPIAQHIAEKFSDQDRAENVGELKIKISGCINACGHHHVGHIGILGVDKKGEEFYQLTLGGSGAEDAAVGQILGPAIPYERVADAVDTLVEVYLRERRGEERFLDTFRRAGVAPFKEAVYADAN is encoded by the coding sequence ATGTACCAGTATGACGCTATCGATAAGGCCATCCTCGCCGACCGATCCGCGGAGTTCCGCGAGCAGGTGGCCCGCCGCCTCGCCGGCGAGATCAGCGAAGACCAGTTCAAGTCGCTGCGGCTGATGAACGGCCTCTACCTGCAACTGCATGCCTATATGCTGCGGGTGGCCATCCCCTATGGGTCGCTGAACTCGGCTCAACTGCGCAAGCTCGCCTGGATCGGCCAGACCTACGACAAGGGCTACGGCCACTTCACCACGCGCACGAACCTGCAGTTCCACTGGATCAAGCTGGCCGATGCGCCGGACATCCTGGACCACCTGGCCAGCGTCGACATGCACGCCATCCAGACCAGCGGCAATTGCATCCGCAACACCACCGCTGACCCCTTCGCCGGCGCGACGGCCGAGGAAGTCGACGACCCGCGCGTCTGGGCCGAGGCGATCCGCCAGTGGTCGACCCTGCATCCGGAATATTCGTTCCTCCCGCGCAAGTTCAAGATCGCCATCACCGGCGCCGACAAGGACCGTGCGGCGGTGAAAGTTCACGACATCGGCCTGCTGCTGAAGCGGGCGGACGATGGCGGTCTCGGCTTTGAGGTCCTGGTTGGCGGCGGCCTTGGCCGCACGCCCTTCGTCGGCGTCTCGATCAACAGGTTTCTGCCGGCCAGCCGGCTGTTCTCGTATCTCGACGCGATCCTGCGCGTCTACAATCGCCACGGCCGGCGCGATAACATCTACAAGGCCCGCATCAAGATCCTGGTGTCAGCCCTGGGCGCCGAGGAGTTCTCGCGCCAGGTCGACGAAGAGTGGGCCAAGGTGGGCGAGACCGCCGACCTGCCGGACACCGAACTCGCCCGCATCCGCGGCGCCTTCGCCGGCGCGCCCTTCGAGACCCTGCCAGCTCGTTCCGAAGTCTTCGAAGCCGCCAAGGCGTCGGATCCGGCCTTCGCCCGCTTCGTCCGCAACAACGTCAAGGCGCACAAGAAGCCTGGCTATGCGATCGTCGAAGTTTCGCTGAAAGGCATCGGTGAAACGCCGGGCGATGCGACGTCGGCGCAGATGGAGATCATCGCCGATCTGGCTGAGAGCTACGGGCGCGACGATATCCGCGTGACCCACGAGCAGAACCTTGTCCTGCCGCATGTGAAGCTTGACGACCTGCCGGCGGTGCACGCCGGCCTGGCGGCCGCCGGCGTCGCCACGCCTAACATCGGCCTGGTCACCGACATCATCGCCTGCCCGGGGCTGGACTACTGCGCCCTGGCCAATGCGCGGGCGATCCCGATCGCCCAGCACATCGCCGAGAAGTTTTCCGACCAGGACCGCGCGGAAAACGTCGGCGAGTTGAAGATCAAGATCAGCGGCTGCATCAACGCCTGCGGCCACCACCACGTCGGCCACATCGGCATCCTGGGCGTCGATAAGAAGGGCGAGGAGTTCTACCAGCTCACCCTGGGCGGCTCGGGCGCCGAGGACGCGGCGGTGGGCCAGATCCTCGGCCCGGCCATCCCTTATGAGCGGGTCGCCGACGCGGTCGACACCCTGGTCGAGGTCTATCTGCGCGAACGGCGGGGCGAAGAGCGATTCCTCGACACCTTCCGGCGCGCCGGCGTCGCACCGTTCAAGGAGGCTGTCTATGCCGACGCGAATTAA
- a CDS encoding DUF934 domain-containing protein produces MPTRIKLTDGVFTLEDDPFTAVLDDEPVPQGDVIISLARFQAEGERLLAEGRSIGVRIESNEAVETLAYDLPRIAVVALVFPKYRDGRNYTSAHLLRERLGFKGEIRAVGEVLREQAGFMARCGVDAFVVADGSTAEEWARAVARHRHVYQRAADSRAPAFAERGS; encoded by the coding sequence ATGCCGACGCGAATTAAGCTCACGGACGGCGTCTTCACCCTTGAGGACGACCCGTTCACGGCCGTGCTTGACGATGAGCCTGTGCCCCAGGGCGATGTGATCATTTCGCTCGCGCGCTTCCAGGCTGAGGGCGAGCGCTTGCTGGCGGAGGGCCGTTCCATCGGCGTTCGCATTGAGAGCAACGAGGCTGTTGAGACCCTTGCCTACGACCTGCCGCGCATCGCGGTGGTGGCGTTGGTCTTCCCGAAGTATCGCGACGGCCGCAACTACACTTCGGCGCACCTGCTGCGTGAACGGCTGGGCTTCAAGGGCGAGATCCGCGCGGTGGGCGAAGTGTTGCGCGAACAGGCGGGCTTCATGGCCCGCTGCGGCGTCGACGCTTTCGTGGTCGCCGACGGTTCGACAGCGGAAGAGTGGGCGAGGGCGGTCGCGCGCCACCGCCACGTCTATCAGCGCGCCGCTGACAGCCGCGCGCCGGCTTTTGCAGAACGGGGGTCGTGA
- a CDS encoding phosphoadenylyl-sulfate reductase produces MAVLAARLNAELRHAEPGVIIAAAIRTFGRKLALVSSFGAESAVLLHLAAQVDANIPVLFLDTGMHFGQTLDYRKNLASALGLTNVRDLRPAFEDLAIRDPKATLWQTDVDGCCHIRKVLPLDRAVAGFDAWITGRKRFQASTRMSLPVVEYAEGKLKFNPLANWGPEQLAAYVEANALPAHPLVAQGYPSIGCWPCTKPVEAGADARSGRWQGLEKTECGIHLAHTPGEAANVGGDI; encoded by the coding sequence ATGGCCGTTCTGGCCGCCCGGCTGAACGCCGAGCTCCGGCACGCTGAGCCGGGCGTGATCATCGCTGCGGCGATCCGGACCTTCGGCCGCAAGTTGGCGCTCGTTTCGTCTTTTGGCGCAGAGTCGGCGGTGTTGCTGCACTTGGCGGCCCAGGTCGACGCGAATATCCCCGTGTTGTTCCTGGATACTGGCATGCACTTCGGCCAGACGCTGGACTATCGCAAGAACCTGGCCTCGGCGCTTGGCCTCACGAACGTGCGCGACCTGCGTCCGGCCTTCGAGGACCTGGCCATCAGGGATCCGAAGGCGACGCTATGGCAGACCGACGTCGATGGCTGCTGCCATATTCGTAAGGTCCTGCCGCTGGACCGCGCCGTGGCAGGCTTCGACGCCTGGATCACCGGCCGCAAGCGCTTCCAAGCCTCCACGCGTATGAGTCTGCCGGTGGTCGAGTACGCCGAGGGCAAGTTGAAATTCAATCCCCTGGCCAACTGGGGCCCGGAACAGCTGGCGGCCTATGTCGAGGCTAACGCCTTGCCGGCGCACCCGCTGGTCGCTCAAGGCTACCCGTCGATTGGCTGCTGGCCGTGCACCAAACCGGTGGAAGCGGGCGCCGACGCCCGATCAGGGCGCTGGCAGGGCCTGGAAAAAACCGAATGCGGCATCCATCTTGCCCACACGCCCGGTGAAGCCGCCAATGTCGGCGGCGATATCTGA